In Equus przewalskii isolate Varuska chromosome 6, EquPr2, whole genome shotgun sequence, one DNA window encodes the following:
- the PCSK4 gene encoding proprotein convertase subtilisin/kexin type 4 isoform X11, producing the protein MGRGFRRPRPRPAPAAMRPRGTALWLRLALALGLALVGPLAVGWASAWAPIYVSSWAVRVSQGYQEAERLARKFGFVNLGQIFSDGEYFHLRHRGVVQQSLSPHWGHRLRLKKDPKWFQQQTLRRRVKRSLVMPTDPWFPRQWYMNNEVQPDLNIQQVWGQGLSGQGIVVSVLDDGIEKDHPDLWANYDPLASYDFNDYDPDPQPRYTPSNENRHGTRCAGEVAAMANNRFCGTGVAYNARIGGVRMLDGTITDVIEAQSLSLQPQHIHIYSASWGPEDDGRTVDGPGVLTREAFRRGVTQGRGGRGTLFVWASGNGGLHYDNCNCDGYTNSIHTLSVGSATRRGRVPWYSEACASTLTTTYSSGAAPDPQIVTTDLHHQCTDKHTGTSASAPLAAGIIALALEANPFLTWRDMQHLVVRASRPAQLQAEDWTTNGVGRQVSHHYGYGLLDAGQLVDMARTWLPTRPQQKCAIQIVHTSTPILPLLRVGKNVSACAGLANHIRSLEHVQVQLSLSYSRRGDLEISLTSPMGTRSTLVAIRPLDVSSQGYNNWIFMSTHFWDEDPQGLWILGLQNKGYYFNTGMLYHYTLLLYGTTEDMMARAPSPQNATAPPTSWATSASPTALHATSTTHGRQ; encoded by the exons ATGGGGAGGGGCTTccggaggccccgcccccgccccgcccccgccgccatGCGGCCCAGAGGGACAGCTCTCTGGCTGCGCCTGGCcttggccctgggcctggccctcgTTGGCCCCCTGGCTGTGGGGTGGGCTTCGGCCTGGGCCCCCATCTATGTCAGCAGCTGGGCCGTGCGGGTGTCCCAGGGTTACCAGGAGGCCGAGCGCCTGGCGCGCAAATTCGGCTTCGTTAacctggggcag ATCTTCTCGGACGGGGAATACTTCCACCTGCGGCACCGGGGCGTGGTCCAGCAGTCCCTGAGCCCCCACTGGGGCCACCGCCTGCGGCTGAAGAAAGACCCCAAG TGGTTCCAGCAGCAGACTCTGCGGCGGCGGGTAAAACGCTCCTTGGTGATGCCCACAGACCCCTGGTTCCCACGGCAGTGGTACATG AACAACGAGGTGCAGCCGGACCTGAACATCCAGCAGGTCTGGGGCCAGGGACTGTCGGGCCAGGGCATCGTAGTGTCTGTCTTGGACGACGGCATCGAGAAGGACCACCCAGACCTATGGGCCAACTAC gacCCCCTGGCCAGCTACGACTTCAACGACTACGACCCAGACCCCCAGCCGCGATACACACCCAGTAATGAGAACCG GCACGGGACCCGCTGTGCTGGGGAGGTGGCCGCGATGGCCAACAACAGGTTCTGCGGCACCGGAGTGGCCTACAACGCCCGAATCGGAG GCGTGCGCATGCTGGACGGCACCATCACCGACGTCATCGAGGCCCAGTCGCTGAGCCTGCAGCCGCAGCACATCCACATCTACAGCGCCAGCTGGGGCCCCGAGGACGACGGGCGCACGGTGGACGGCCCCGGCGTGCTCACCCGCGAGGCCTTCCGGCGCGGCGTGACCCAG GGCCGCGGCGGGCGGGGCACGCTCTTCGTCTGGGCGTCGGGCAACGGCGGGCTGCACTACGACAACTGCAACTGCGACGGCTACACCAACAGCATCCACACGCTCTCGGTGGGCAGCGCCACCCGGCGCGGCCGCGTGCCCTGGTACAGCGAGGCCTGCGCCTCCACGCTCACCACCACCTACAGCAGCGGCGCGGCTCCGGACCCGCAGATC gtcACCACGGACCTGCACCACCAGTGCACGGACAAGCACACGGGCACCTCGGCCTCAGCGCCGCTGGCCGCGGGCATAATCgccctggctctggaggccaa CCCGTTCCTGACCTGGAGGGACATGCAGCACCTCGTGGTCCGTGCATCCAGGCCAGCACAACTCCAGGCCGAGGACTGGACGACCAATGGCGTGGGGCGCCAAG TGAGCCACCACTATGGCTACGGGCTGCTGGACGCCGGGCAGCTGGTGGACATGGCCCGCACGTGGCTGCCCACAAGGCCCCAGCAGAAGTGCGCCATCCAGATCGTGCACACATCCAC ccccatcctGCCGCTGCTGCGCGTGGGGAAGAACGTGTCGGCCTGCGCCGGCCTCGCCAACCACATTCGCTCGCTGGAGCACGTGCAGGTGCAGCTGTCGCTGTCCTACAGCCGCCGTGGGGACCTGGAGATCTCGCTCACCAGCCCCATGGGCACCCGCTCCACACTCGTGGCCATTAG ACCCTTGGATGTCAGCAGCCAAGGCTACAACAACTGGATCTTCATGTCCACCCACTTCTGGGACGAGGACCCACAAGGCTTGTGGATCCTGGGTCTGCAAAACAAGGGCTACTATTTCAACACGG GGATGCTGTACCACTACACGCTGCTGCTGTACGGGACCACCGAGGACATGATGGCgcgggcccccagcccccag AATGCCACAGCCCCGCCTACCTCCTGGGCCACCTCTGCGTCGCCGACTGCCCTCCACGCTACTTCCACCACACACGGCAGGCAGTGA
- the PCSK4 gene encoding proprotein convertase subtilisin/kexin type 4 isoform X8, with product MGRGFRRPRPRPAPAAMRPRGTALWLRLALALGLALVGPLAVGWASAWAPIYVSSWAVRVSQGYQEAERLARKFGFVNLGQIFSDGEYFHLRHRGVVQQSLSPHWGHRLRLKKDPKVQWFQQQTLRRRVKRSLVMPTDPWFPRQWYMNNEVQPDLNIQQVWGQGLSGQGIVVSVLDDGIEKDHPDLWANYDPLASYDFNDYDPDPQPRYTPSNENRHGTRCAGEVAAMANNRFCGTGVAYNARIGGVRMLDGTITDVIEAQSLSLQPQHIHIYSASWGPEDDGRTVDGPGVLTREAFRRGVTQGRGGRGTLFVWASGNGGLHYDNCNCDGYTNSIHTLSVGSATRRGRVPWYSEACASTLTTTYSSGAAPDPQIVTTDLHHQCTDKHTGTSASAPLAAGIIALALEANPFLTWRDMQHLVVRASRPAQLQAEDWTTNGVGRQVSHHYGYGLLDAGQLVDMARTWLPTRPQQKCAIQIVHTSTRPAGGALTHHTAPSPILPLLRVGKNVSACAGLANHIRSLEHVQVQLSLSYSRRGDLEISLTSPMGTRSTLVAIRPLDVSSQGYNNWIFMSTHFWDEDPQGLWILGLQNKGYYFNTGMLYHYTLLLYGTTEDMMARAPSPQNATAPPTSWATSASPTALHATSTTHGRQ from the exons ATGGGGAGGGGCTTccggaggccccgcccccgccccgcccccgccgccatGCGGCCCAGAGGGACAGCTCTCTGGCTGCGCCTGGCcttggccctgggcctggccctcgTTGGCCCCCTGGCTGTGGGGTGGGCTTCGGCCTGGGCCCCCATCTATGTCAGCAGCTGGGCCGTGCGGGTGTCCCAGGGTTACCAGGAGGCCGAGCGCCTGGCGCGCAAATTCGGCTTCGTTAacctggggcag ATCTTCTCGGACGGGGAATACTTCCACCTGCGGCACCGGGGCGTGGTCCAGCAGTCCCTGAGCCCCCACTGGGGCCACCGCCTGCGGCTGAAGAAAGACCCCAAG GTGCAGTGGTTCCAGCAGCAGACTCTGCGGCGGCGGGTAAAACGCTCCTTGGTGATGCCCACAGACCCCTGGTTCCCACGGCAGTGGTACATG AACAACGAGGTGCAGCCGGACCTGAACATCCAGCAGGTCTGGGGCCAGGGACTGTCGGGCCAGGGCATCGTAGTGTCTGTCTTGGACGACGGCATCGAGAAGGACCACCCAGACCTATGGGCCAACTAC gacCCCCTGGCCAGCTACGACTTCAACGACTACGACCCAGACCCCCAGCCGCGATACACACCCAGTAATGAGAACCG GCACGGGACCCGCTGTGCTGGGGAGGTGGCCGCGATGGCCAACAACAGGTTCTGCGGCACCGGAGTGGCCTACAACGCCCGAATCGGAG GCGTGCGCATGCTGGACGGCACCATCACCGACGTCATCGAGGCCCAGTCGCTGAGCCTGCAGCCGCAGCACATCCACATCTACAGCGCCAGCTGGGGCCCCGAGGACGACGGGCGCACGGTGGACGGCCCCGGCGTGCTCACCCGCGAGGCCTTCCGGCGCGGCGTGACCCAG GGCCGCGGCGGGCGGGGCACGCTCTTCGTCTGGGCGTCGGGCAACGGCGGGCTGCACTACGACAACTGCAACTGCGACGGCTACACCAACAGCATCCACACGCTCTCGGTGGGCAGCGCCACCCGGCGCGGCCGCGTGCCCTGGTACAGCGAGGCCTGCGCCTCCACGCTCACCACCACCTACAGCAGCGGCGCGGCTCCGGACCCGCAGATC gtcACCACGGACCTGCACCACCAGTGCACGGACAAGCACACGGGCACCTCGGCCTCAGCGCCGCTGGCCGCGGGCATAATCgccctggctctggaggccaa CCCGTTCCTGACCTGGAGGGACATGCAGCACCTCGTGGTCCGTGCATCCAGGCCAGCACAACTCCAGGCCGAGGACTGGACGACCAATGGCGTGGGGCGCCAAG TGAGCCACCACTATGGCTACGGGCTGCTGGACGCCGGGCAGCTGGTGGACATGGCCCGCACGTGGCTGCCCACAAGGCCCCAGCAGAAGTGCGCCATCCAGATCGTGCACACATCCAC CAGGCCAGCAGGAGGGGCCCTCACCCACCacactgcccccagccccatcctGCCGCTGCTGCGCGTGGGGAAGAACGTGTCGGCCTGCGCCGGCCTCGCCAACCACATTCGCTCGCTGGAGCACGTGCAGGTGCAGCTGTCGCTGTCCTACAGCCGCCGTGGGGACCTGGAGATCTCGCTCACCAGCCCCATGGGCACCCGCTCCACACTCGTGGCCATTAG ACCCTTGGATGTCAGCAGCCAAGGCTACAACAACTGGATCTTCATGTCCACCCACTTCTGGGACGAGGACCCACAAGGCTTGTGGATCCTGGGTCTGCAAAACAAGGGCTACTATTTCAACACGG GGATGCTGTACCACTACACGCTGCTGCTGTACGGGACCACCGAGGACATGATGGCgcgggcccccagcccccag AATGCCACAGCCCCGCCTACCTCCTGGGCCACCTCTGCGTCGCCGACTGCCCTCCACGCTACTTCCACCACACACGGCAGGCAGTGA
- the PCSK4 gene encoding proprotein convertase subtilisin/kexin type 4 isoform X13 — protein sequence MGRGFRRPRPRPAPAAMRPRGTALWLRLALALGLALVGPLAVGWASAWAPIYVSSWAVRVSQGYQEAERLARKFGFVNLGQIFSDGEYFHLRHRGVVQQSLSPHWGHRLRLKKDPKVQWFQQQTLRRRVKRSLVMPTDPWFPRQWYMNNEVQPDLNIQQVWGQGLSGQGIVVSVLDDGIEKDHPDLWANYDPLASYDFNDYDPDPQPRYTPSNENRHGTRCAGEVAAMANNRFCGTGVAYNARIGGVRMLDGTITDVIEAQSLSLQPQHIHIYSASWGPEDDGRTVDGPGVLTREAFRRGVTQGRGGRGTLFVWASGNGGLHYDNCNCDGYTNSIHTLSVGSATRRGRVPWYSEACASTLTTTYSSGAAPDPQIVTTDLHHQCTDKHTGTSASAPLAAGIIALALEANPFLTWRDMQHLVVRASRPAQLQAEDWTTNGVGRQVSHHYGYGLLDAGQLVDMARTWLPTRPQQKCAIQIVHTSTPILPLLRVGKNVSACAGLANHIRSLEHVQVQLSLSYSRRGDLEISLTSPMGTRSTLVAIRDAVPLHAAAVRDHRGHDGAGPQPPGDQQRVRAAGPGGAVPG from the exons ATGGGGAGGGGCTTccggaggccccgcccccgccccgcccccgccgccatGCGGCCCAGAGGGACAGCTCTCTGGCTGCGCCTGGCcttggccctgggcctggccctcgTTGGCCCCCTGGCTGTGGGGTGGGCTTCGGCCTGGGCCCCCATCTATGTCAGCAGCTGGGCCGTGCGGGTGTCCCAGGGTTACCAGGAGGCCGAGCGCCTGGCGCGCAAATTCGGCTTCGTTAacctggggcag ATCTTCTCGGACGGGGAATACTTCCACCTGCGGCACCGGGGCGTGGTCCAGCAGTCCCTGAGCCCCCACTGGGGCCACCGCCTGCGGCTGAAGAAAGACCCCAAG GTGCAGTGGTTCCAGCAGCAGACTCTGCGGCGGCGGGTAAAACGCTCCTTGGTGATGCCCACAGACCCCTGGTTCCCACGGCAGTGGTACATG AACAACGAGGTGCAGCCGGACCTGAACATCCAGCAGGTCTGGGGCCAGGGACTGTCGGGCCAGGGCATCGTAGTGTCTGTCTTGGACGACGGCATCGAGAAGGACCACCCAGACCTATGGGCCAACTAC gacCCCCTGGCCAGCTACGACTTCAACGACTACGACCCAGACCCCCAGCCGCGATACACACCCAGTAATGAGAACCG GCACGGGACCCGCTGTGCTGGGGAGGTGGCCGCGATGGCCAACAACAGGTTCTGCGGCACCGGAGTGGCCTACAACGCCCGAATCGGAG GCGTGCGCATGCTGGACGGCACCATCACCGACGTCATCGAGGCCCAGTCGCTGAGCCTGCAGCCGCAGCACATCCACATCTACAGCGCCAGCTGGGGCCCCGAGGACGACGGGCGCACGGTGGACGGCCCCGGCGTGCTCACCCGCGAGGCCTTCCGGCGCGGCGTGACCCAG GGCCGCGGCGGGCGGGGCACGCTCTTCGTCTGGGCGTCGGGCAACGGCGGGCTGCACTACGACAACTGCAACTGCGACGGCTACACCAACAGCATCCACACGCTCTCGGTGGGCAGCGCCACCCGGCGCGGCCGCGTGCCCTGGTACAGCGAGGCCTGCGCCTCCACGCTCACCACCACCTACAGCAGCGGCGCGGCTCCGGACCCGCAGATC gtcACCACGGACCTGCACCACCAGTGCACGGACAAGCACACGGGCACCTCGGCCTCAGCGCCGCTGGCCGCGGGCATAATCgccctggctctggaggccaa CCCGTTCCTGACCTGGAGGGACATGCAGCACCTCGTGGTCCGTGCATCCAGGCCAGCACAACTCCAGGCCGAGGACTGGACGACCAATGGCGTGGGGCGCCAAG TGAGCCACCACTATGGCTACGGGCTGCTGGACGCCGGGCAGCTGGTGGACATGGCCCGCACGTGGCTGCCCACAAGGCCCCAGCAGAAGTGCGCCATCCAGATCGTGCACACATCCAC ccccatcctGCCGCTGCTGCGCGTGGGGAAGAACGTGTCGGCCTGCGCCGGCCTCGCCAACCACATTCGCTCGCTGGAGCACGTGCAGGTGCAGCTGTCGCTGTCCTACAGCCGCCGTGGGGACCTGGAGATCTCGCTCACCAGCCCCATGGGCACCCGCTCCACACTCGTGGCCATTAG GGATGCTGTACCACTACACGCTGCTGCTGTACGGGACCACCGAGGACATGATGGCgcgggcccccagcccccaggtgaCCAGCAGCGCGTGCGTGCAGCGGGACCCGGAGGGGCTGTGCCAGGGTGA
- the PCSK4 gene encoding proprotein convertase subtilisin/kexin type 4 isoform X12, which produces MGRGFRRPRPRPAPAAMRPRGTALWLRLALALGLALVGPLAVGWASAWAPIYVSSWAVRVSQGYQEAERLARKFGFVNLGQIFSDGEYFHLRHRGVVQQSLSPHWGHRLRLKKDPKVQWFQQQTLRRRVKRSLVMPTDPWFPRQWYMNNEVQPDLNIQQVWGQGLSGQGIVVSVLDDGIEKDHPDLWANYDPLASYDFNDYDPDPQPRYTPSNENRHGTRCAGEVAAMANNRFCGTGVAYNARIGGVRMLDGTITDVIEAQSLSLQPQHIHIYSASWGPEDDGRTVDGPGVLTREAFRRGVTQGRGGRGTLFVWASGNGGLHYDNCNCDGYTNSIHTLSVGSATRRGRVPWYSEACASTLTTTYSSGAAPDPQIVTTDLHHQCTDKHTGTSASAPLAAGIIALALEANPFLTWRDMQHLVVRASRPAQLQAEDWTTNGVGRQVSHHYGYGLLDAGQLVDMARTWLPTRPQQKCAIQIVHTSTPILPLLRVGKNVSACAGLANHIRSLEHVQVQLSLSYSRRGDLEISLTSPMGTRSTLVAIRPLDVSSQGYNNWIFMSTHFWDEDPQGLWILGLQNKGYYFNTGMLYHYTLLLYGTTEDMMARAPSPQNATAPPTSWATSASPTALHATSTTHGRQ; this is translated from the exons ATGGGGAGGGGCTTccggaggccccgcccccgccccgcccccgccgccatGCGGCCCAGAGGGACAGCTCTCTGGCTGCGCCTGGCcttggccctgggcctggccctcgTTGGCCCCCTGGCTGTGGGGTGGGCTTCGGCCTGGGCCCCCATCTATGTCAGCAGCTGGGCCGTGCGGGTGTCCCAGGGTTACCAGGAGGCCGAGCGCCTGGCGCGCAAATTCGGCTTCGTTAacctggggcag ATCTTCTCGGACGGGGAATACTTCCACCTGCGGCACCGGGGCGTGGTCCAGCAGTCCCTGAGCCCCCACTGGGGCCACCGCCTGCGGCTGAAGAAAGACCCCAAG GTGCAGTGGTTCCAGCAGCAGACTCTGCGGCGGCGGGTAAAACGCTCCTTGGTGATGCCCACAGACCCCTGGTTCCCACGGCAGTGGTACATG AACAACGAGGTGCAGCCGGACCTGAACATCCAGCAGGTCTGGGGCCAGGGACTGTCGGGCCAGGGCATCGTAGTGTCTGTCTTGGACGACGGCATCGAGAAGGACCACCCAGACCTATGGGCCAACTAC gacCCCCTGGCCAGCTACGACTTCAACGACTACGACCCAGACCCCCAGCCGCGATACACACCCAGTAATGAGAACCG GCACGGGACCCGCTGTGCTGGGGAGGTGGCCGCGATGGCCAACAACAGGTTCTGCGGCACCGGAGTGGCCTACAACGCCCGAATCGGAG GCGTGCGCATGCTGGACGGCACCATCACCGACGTCATCGAGGCCCAGTCGCTGAGCCTGCAGCCGCAGCACATCCACATCTACAGCGCCAGCTGGGGCCCCGAGGACGACGGGCGCACGGTGGACGGCCCCGGCGTGCTCACCCGCGAGGCCTTCCGGCGCGGCGTGACCCAG GGCCGCGGCGGGCGGGGCACGCTCTTCGTCTGGGCGTCGGGCAACGGCGGGCTGCACTACGACAACTGCAACTGCGACGGCTACACCAACAGCATCCACACGCTCTCGGTGGGCAGCGCCACCCGGCGCGGCCGCGTGCCCTGGTACAGCGAGGCCTGCGCCTCCACGCTCACCACCACCTACAGCAGCGGCGCGGCTCCGGACCCGCAGATC gtcACCACGGACCTGCACCACCAGTGCACGGACAAGCACACGGGCACCTCGGCCTCAGCGCCGCTGGCCGCGGGCATAATCgccctggctctggaggccaa CCCGTTCCTGACCTGGAGGGACATGCAGCACCTCGTGGTCCGTGCATCCAGGCCAGCACAACTCCAGGCCGAGGACTGGACGACCAATGGCGTGGGGCGCCAAG TGAGCCACCACTATGGCTACGGGCTGCTGGACGCCGGGCAGCTGGTGGACATGGCCCGCACGTGGCTGCCCACAAGGCCCCAGCAGAAGTGCGCCATCCAGATCGTGCACACATCCAC ccccatcctGCCGCTGCTGCGCGTGGGGAAGAACGTGTCGGCCTGCGCCGGCCTCGCCAACCACATTCGCTCGCTGGAGCACGTGCAGGTGCAGCTGTCGCTGTCCTACAGCCGCCGTGGGGACCTGGAGATCTCGCTCACCAGCCCCATGGGCACCCGCTCCACACTCGTGGCCATTAG ACCCTTGGATGTCAGCAGCCAAGGCTACAACAACTGGATCTTCATGTCCACCCACTTCTGGGACGAGGACCCACAAGGCTTGTGGATCCTGGGTCTGCAAAACAAGGGCTACTATTTCAACACGG GGATGCTGTACCACTACACGCTGCTGCTGTACGGGACCACCGAGGACATGATGGCgcgggcccccagcccccag AATGCCACAGCCCCGCCTACCTCCTGGGCCACCTCTGCGTCGCCGACTGCCCTCCACGCTACTTCCACCACACACGGCAGGCAGTGA